In Paenibacillus durus, the DNA window GCGCCGGCGCGGCATTACGACGATCGTCCTTTGCGGCATTGCTTCAGGTATTGGTGTGGATACCACAGCGCGAGAAGCCTTCGCCCACGGGTATCAGGTGATTTTTGCGATAGACGCCATGACCGGTTTCAGTGAGGCGGAGCATGAGCATGTGCGTTCCGTGATCTTCCCGCGGCTTGGCAGAATTCGCACGACGGCGGACATTCTAGCCTGTGCCGCCCTTCACTCTTCGACTTCTGATTGAAGAAGCTATCGGAATCAGAGCCAGGCATCCTTAGGGAAAAACAATCAAAAGGCGGCCCCTGCGGTTTCATACGGGCAGTTGGGGTAGAACTTCTCTGCCCGAGGGGCAGGGGCAACGAATAAAGTGGACGACAAATCATTGTCTACGACCTCGGAGGGTTCAGGCTGAGCCGCGTATGCAGGTGATTATTTTATAGCTATCGTTATATTTCGGTGTTATTTGTGGTAGGGTTCACCGTATCATCTATAGAGCGAAGCTAAGGACACCCCTCAGGTGTCCTTAGCTTATTTATCAGTATTTAAAATAGAAATTCCACTGCAATTACAACCGTTCGACCAAACGAGCGATCGTAGGATCATATACTACATTATTAATAATCGAACCATCTTGAATACGACTCACTGCTTCGTCGATTACATTTAGAGGCACGAGGAACCATTCCTTTGGACGTACGGGGTGCCCAAAGCGGTCATTGATCGTAATATCGAGCTGAGCAGGAGCGAAGATGCGGTGGAATATGCCCTCCAACTTCGTCCGGTTGATGCTAGCTAGCTTATAGCTTGCTACGACTTCCACATCTGCTAGGAGGTAAGTAGCATCATGAGCTGCATTGGCGATACGGGCTTCAACTTTACCGCCGGTCACACCAATCTTATGAATGAGTTCACGATGTTCCGAGACAAAAGGATGATCGGAGAAGCTTCGCAGTACATAGATGGTCCCACTCTGGATGTCATTCTCTTCCCAGTCTGCGCTAAATAACCCTCCACCAATAGGATCGGTTAATCGACGTCCAGCCTCATCTTTGTACAACGCACGCTGCAAGGATCTGAGGAGAAGATTGCTCTCTGTACCATTAGAGTAGATGACCCTAAGTCGTGCATCAGTATGACCATTAGGGGCCTTAAATTCATCACCTATTTCAGCTACGTAGGCAAGTTGCCCCCCTAAGATAAAGAAGTTCCCCTTATTAATGCTCGCATCCTTACCAAATGGACGCGTCTCTCGATCCCCCGATTTAAGTTCGTTCTCAACCTGCTCAAACAGAGGTTTAAAACGAGCAAAATCTTCACATTTCTCGCGATTCGCAATTTCCTCGGCAGCTCGTTTTTCAACTTGAGAGCGAACATGGCGTAATTCTGTAATATCTGAAGTAGCGAGCATTCCTTCAAGTTCAGCAAGCAGCTCATCATCATCCAAGATAGTTACCGGATCGATTTGTTTAGTCTCTTCCTCACTTAGCAAGCCTTGGCTATTTAGGGGAGTAAGTAGGGTTCTGCAATCCTCCTGTGCGCGCAGTCGATCAAGCCGCACTGCATACAGTCTTTCGAAAATGTCATTCTCTTCTCCATGTTGCGGAGTACGACCATGCTTTTTCACAAATTGCTGGATCTCTTCAAATCCTGCAATGATGTGCTCTTCACGCGGCGTGTAAGAGCGTGTCTTTGCTACTTCATACTCTACACCAAGTTCTCGGAGAAGATCGTCATCAGAAAGGTTAGACATTTTATATTCCACCTCCGCTACCTTGAGCGGCCTTCTGCTGTGTGGAAAAGCGCTGTAAGGCTGCAACTCCTTCGGCCATTCGCTTTTCCCACGGATCTTGCGAGTTTATATCTGGCAGTCGTCCACGCTCTTTTTTGAACTGAACAGCCCGTTCAGTCAGTGCTCTAGCTTCTTCATATGGTATACTTACACGCTTTGCAGCAATGACAGCTGCAACTTGTTTTAAGCTATCCTCACTTAATGCTTTAGATAGAATTGCATACGCTTCGTTGAATGGATTAATACGGTCGATGAGGTCGATGTCTAGTTCACAAACGTTCACGAACTTACGAACCCCATCGATAAGAGCAGTGTTGGCAATTGGCTCATTGCTACCCTCTGTACCCTTCGTCGCAGTCTGCTTTGCTTGTTGTGTTAAATTAAGGGCAGCAATGGCGTGCTGACGAACTGCTTCCTGATCCTCCGTGTCAAGCTCTGGATATTTCTCCTTGATAATTTTGCCCATGCGAACTTGCGTCAGCTCTTCTGGTACCATTTCTTTGTCAAACAGGCCCCGTTCAATAGTGTTTTTGTCCTGGACGAATGTCGCAATGACCTCATTTAGGTCTTCCCGACATATACGAGCAGCTTCCTCGCTTTTTGGCTCGAAGAGACCTTTGATTTCAATCTGCATTTGTCCTGTTTCATGGTTAAAGCCTACATTACACTTTTCTGGATCATAACCCTCATCTCCATAGTCGAATCCCTCCACCGGTCCACTTGCTGCACTCTTCGATTTGAACTCGAAGCGAGGCGAAAGGACCTGTTCCATGAGCAGGCTGGCAGCAATTGCTTTCAGGGTATCGTTCACCGCCTCTATTACCGTCTCTTTGGAAGCATCGGGCTCCGCAATCAGATTGGTGAAGCGAGCACGCGTTTTGCCCGGAGCGTCACGGGTAGCACGACCTATGATTTGCACAATCTCGGTAAGACTCGCCCGATAGCCAATTGTAAGTGCATGCTCACACCATATCCAATCAAATCCTTCTTTTGCCATGCCAAGAGCAATAATGATATCCACATGGTCGCGATTATTCTTATGGATAGGATCTTTCAATGCATTAGATACCCGGTCACGTTTAGTCGAATCGTCATCTACCAGATCGGCAATCCTAAGAACTCTACCATCTGACGTCTTAACTAATTGAAAGCCAGTTACGGAATCAGTGCCTTGCCAC includes these proteins:
- a CDS encoding GIY-YIG nuclease family protein, which produces MSNLSDDDLLRELGVEYEVAKTRSYTPREEHIIAGFEEIQQFVKKHGRTPQHGEENDIFERLYAVRLDRLRAQEDCRTLLTPLNSQGLLSEEETKQIDPVTILDDDELLAELEGMLATSDITELRHVRSQVEKRAAEEIANREKCEDFARFKPLFEQVENELKSGDRETRPFGKDASINKGNFFILGGQLAYVAEIGDEFKAPNGHTDARLRVIYSNGTESNLLLRSLQRALYKDEAGRRLTDPIGGGLFSADWEENDIQSGTIYVLRSFSDHPFVSEHRELIHKIGVTGGKVEARIANAAHDATYLLADVEVVASYKLASINRTKLEGIFHRIFAPAQLDITINDRFGHPVRPKEWFLVPLNVIDEAVSRIQDGSIINNVVYDPTIARLVERL
- a CDS encoding DEAD/DEAH box helicase, with protein sequence MTAGNKSIPTISVSYARNGNSTKSNALGMRTMQERAYERRGEQYLLIKSPPASGKSRALMFIALDKLQNQGLKQAIIVVPEKSIGSSFNNEPLSQYGFWTDWVVEPRWNLCNAPGSDNGGKVKAVGAFLESNDKVLVCTHATFRFAVEEYGVEAFDNRLIAVDEFHHVSANPDNKLGLHLGQFISRDSVHIVAMTGSYFRGDAEAVLAPQDEAKFDTVTYTYYEQLNGYEYLKQLDIGYYFYSDSYTDDILKVLDSSEKTIIHIPNVNSRESTKNKIKEVEHIIEELGEWQGTDSVTGFQLVKTSDGRVLRIADLVDDDSTKRDRVSNALKDPIHKNNRDHVDIIIALGMAKEGFDWIWCEHALTIGYRASLTEIVQIIGRATRDAPGKTRARFTNLIAEPDASKETVIEAVNDTLKAIAASLLMEQVLSPRFEFKSKSAASGPVEGFDYGDEGYDPEKCNVGFNHETGQMQIEIKGLFEPKSEEAARICREDLNEVIATFVQDKNTIERGLFDKEMVPEELTQVRMGKIIKEKYPELDTEDQEAVRQHAIAALNLTQQAKQTATKGTEGSNEPIANTALIDGVRKFVNVCELDIDLIDRINPFNEAYAILSKALSEDSLKQVAAVIAAKRVSIPYEEARALTERAVQFKKERGRLPDINSQDPWEKRMAEGVAALQRFSTQQKAAQGSGGGI